A single Photobacterium toruni DNA region contains:
- a CDS encoding FAD-binding and (Fe-S)-binding domain-containing protein yields MQPAYLNLIEQLRQQIDEKRIITDPTLTLAYGTDASFYRLLPQLVLQLDTLDEVIFAIKTCYACQIPMTFRAAGTSLSGQAQSDSVLITLTRRWRDYKVLNDGAQIWLQPGIIGAEANSILAPFGRKIGPDPGSINSCKIGGIVANNASGMCCGTSQNSYRTIAGMTVVLADGTLLNTLDRDSVATFKNSHAEMLSELMLLVNKCQVDDVLADKIRHKYRLKNTTGYSLNALVDFDDPIDVLQHLFIGSEGTLGFIADVTYNTVINHAFKASGLFVFADIEQTCLAVSQLSKTRVAAVELMDSRSLASVAEKPGMPSFIAQLGLDGNTEAAALLIEIHAEDEPELQHQAEELQQIINAFLPIEQVDFSRDAKVCEQLWGIRKELFPAVGAVRESGTTVIIEDVAFPIEQLAPAVRDLQTLFTQFNYTEAIIFGHALAGNLHFVFTQAFDTQPEIERYSAFMDAVAQLVAVDYQGSLKAEHGTGRNMAPFIELEWGHDGYQLMLAIKAIFDTRGVLNPGVIINADEKAHIKNLKAMPVADELIDKCVECGFCEPVCPSRNLSLTPRQRNTVFREISRLRRSNEDPAGLAAMEKTYRYYGLDTCAATGLCAERCPVGINMGDLVRKLRQNHTEKAKKIASWTGEHFATVTASAKAGLTVASKMHQVLGTNRMRKLTQTAYQLSGHKVPQWTPHMPLPAAKIITPVISGITKERVVYFPSCSARNMGVEAQAKDKRPLAEVTISLLEKAGYEVILPAGLNNLCCGMPYTSKGFPETAQVKAKQLEQELWLSSCQGHYPILMDTSPCSSTSKQHLRQDLTIYEPFKFVADFVLPRLMITPQQAPVMLHITCTSRRQGLAAIIEQVTRACATQVIIPDDITCCGFAGDKGFTKPELNASALAPLKAQVPVGCSEGYSNSRTCEIGLSEHSGIEYRSILYLVDKVSHRY; encoded by the coding sequence ATGCAACCTGCTTATTTGAACTTAATAGAACAATTACGCCAACAAATTGATGAAAAAAGAATTATTACTGATCCAACATTAACGTTGGCATACGGTACTGATGCCAGTTTTTACCGTTTGTTACCGCAATTAGTTCTACAACTTGACACACTTGATGAAGTTATTTTTGCGATAAAAACGTGTTATGCATGTCAGATTCCGATGACTTTTCGTGCCGCAGGTACAAGCCTTTCTGGTCAAGCACAATCAGATTCCGTTCTAATCACGTTAACTCGACGTTGGCGCGACTATAAAGTACTTAATGATGGTGCTCAAATTTGGTTACAACCAGGGATCATAGGTGCTGAGGCGAATAGTATTTTAGCACCATTTGGTCGTAAAATTGGCCCCGATCCTGGCTCTATCAATAGCTGTAAAATTGGGGGTATTGTTGCTAATAATGCGTCAGGCATGTGCTGTGGTACTTCTCAAAATAGCTACCGTACTATTGCGGGAATGACCGTGGTATTAGCTGATGGTACTTTACTTAATACGTTAGATAGAGATAGTGTTGCCACGTTTAAGAATAGCCATGCTGAGATGCTCTCAGAATTGATGTTATTAGTGAATAAGTGTCAGGTTGATGATGTATTAGCCGATAAGATCCGTCATAAATACCGGTTAAAAAATACCACAGGTTATAGTTTAAATGCGCTGGTGGATTTTGATGATCCAATTGATGTATTACAACATTTATTCATTGGCTCTGAAGGAACATTGGGCTTTATTGCAGATGTCACTTATAACACGGTGATTAATCATGCTTTTAAAGCTTCTGGATTGTTTGTTTTTGCTGATATTGAACAGACGTGCCTTGCTGTTAGCCAATTAAGTAAAACACGAGTTGCAGCCGTTGAGTTAATGGATAGCCGTTCATTAGCATCTGTTGCTGAAAAGCCAGGAATGCCAAGTTTTATCGCTCAACTGGGCCTTGATGGTAACACTGAAGCGGCAGCATTATTAATTGAAATTCATGCTGAAGATGAGCCAGAATTACAGCATCAAGCGGAAGAATTGCAACAGATAATCAATGCATTTTTACCAATTGAGCAAGTCGATTTTAGCCGTGATGCGAAAGTATGTGAGCAGTTATGGGGCATTCGTAAAGAGTTGTTTCCAGCCGTTGGTGCAGTACGAGAAAGTGGCACTACCGTTATTATTGAAGATGTTGCATTTCCTATAGAGCAATTAGCGCCTGCGGTACGAGATTTACAAACACTATTTACTCAATTTAATTATACTGAAGCCATTATTTTTGGGCATGCCTTAGCGGGAAATTTACATTTTGTCTTTACTCAAGCATTTGATACTCAACCTGAAATCGAGCGTTACAGTGCATTTATGGATGCGGTGGCTCAACTTGTAGCTGTTGATTACCAAGGATCATTAAAAGCAGAGCATGGTACTGGTCGTAATATGGCACCGTTTATTGAACTTGAATGGGGTCATGACGGTTATCAGCTAATGCTTGCAATTAAAGCCATTTTTGATACTCGCGGGGTATTAAATCCTGGCGTTATTATTAATGCCGATGAAAAAGCTCATATTAAAAATTTAAAAGCAATGCCTGTTGCCGATGAGCTTATTGATAAATGTGTTGAATGTGGTTTTTGTGAGCCTGTGTGTCCATCTCGTAATTTATCGTTAACACCACGTCAGCGTAATACGGTGTTTCGTGAGATATCACGCTTGCGCCGTAGTAATGAAGATCCTGCGGGCTTAGCGGCAATGGAAAAAACCTATCGTTATTATGGGTTAGATACTTGTGCTGCAACGGGTCTATGCGCTGAACGTTGTCCTGTTGGAATTAATATGGGTGATTTAGTGCGTAAGTTACGTCAAAATCATACTGAAAAAGCGAAGAAAATTGCTTCATGGACAGGAGAACATTTTGCAACGGTTACAGCTTCTGCAAAAGCAGGGTTAACTGTAGCAAGTAAGATGCATCAAGTTTTGGGCACGAATCGAATGCGTAAGTTAACTCAAACAGCTTACCAACTTTCAGGACATAAGGTACCGCAATGGACACCACATATGCCTTTACCTGCCGCTAAAATAATCACACCTGTTATTAGTGGAATAACCAAAGAGCGGGTGGTGTATTTCCCAAGTTGCTCTGCTCGAAATATGGGGGTTGAGGCACAGGCAAAAGATAAACGTCCATTGGCTGAGGTGACAATTTCTTTATTAGAAAAAGCAGGATATGAAGTGATATTACCTGCGGGTTTAAATAATTTATGTTGCGGTATGCCTTATACGAGTAAAGGCTTTCCGGAAACAGCTCAAGTAAAAGCAAAACAATTAGAACAAGAATTATGGCTATCTTCTTGCCAAGGACACTATCCAATATTGATGGATACCAGCCCATGTTCAAGTACCAGTAAGCAGCATTTACGCCAAGATCTTACTATTTATGAACCGTTTAAATTTGTGGCTGATTTTGTATTGCCAAGGTTGATGATTACACCGCAGCAAGCGCCGGTAATGTTGCATATTACCTGTACATCTCGTCGCCAAGGGTTAGCGGCCATTATTGAACAGGTAACAAGAGCATGTGCGACCCAGGTCATTATTCCTGACGATATTACTTGTTGCGGTTTTGCAGGTGATAAAGGTTTTACGAAACCAGAACTTAATGCGAGCGCGTTGGCACCATTAAAAGCACAAGTGCCAGTGGGTTGTAGTGAAGGATATTCAAACAGTCGAACCTGTGAGATAGGTTTATCCGAACATAGCGGGATTGAGTATCGTTCGATATTGTATCTAGTCGATAAAGTGAGTCATCGTTACTAA
- a CDS encoding HlyD family secretion protein, with amino-acid sequence MTTTDTAQIEQSTPIKKSNRFRNLLLLIVVAAGLGTAGYFYIQHQKAYPSTDDAYIHANILYVAPQISGKVLNVNVKNYQHVTEGDLLIKIDPAPYEIQLEQAKAAYEVATQQNKATDDAILAASANVRAADANLVDVQKTYHRVMDLVNRKLLPAQQGDDVKAKLAGAQTTLEAARAKMSQLINQQGAKGNEAPQVKQAAAALSQATLNLSYTNIYAPYDGELGKISVRPGSVVSPGLAMMPLIEDNTAWLQANYKEKDIGLLKKGMTATVVLDMYPNVTYQAQVEALSPASGSSFSLLPPENATGNWVKVPQRFPVRVKFTDLKNKPLLRVGASADVTIDTQSETN; translated from the coding sequence ATGACAACGACAGATACAGCTCAAATAGAACAATCAACGCCAATAAAAAAATCAAATAGATTTCGCAATTTACTCCTTTTAATTGTTGTTGCTGCGGGTTTAGGCACTGCAGGATATTTTTATATTCAACATCAAAAAGCATATCCAAGTACTGATGATGCTTATATTCATGCCAACATCCTTTATGTAGCACCACAAATTAGTGGCAAGGTACTTAATGTAAATGTTAAAAATTATCAACATGTAACTGAAGGTGATTTATTAATTAAGATTGATCCTGCGCCTTATGAAATTCAGTTAGAACAAGCAAAAGCGGCTTATGAAGTAGCAACCCAACAAAACAAAGCCACTGATGATGCAATTTTAGCGGCCAGTGCAAATGTACGTGCGGCTGATGCAAATTTGGTTGATGTGCAAAAAACATATCACCGTGTAATGGATTTAGTGAATCGTAAATTATTACCAGCACAACAAGGTGATGATGTAAAAGCGAAGCTAGCAGGAGCACAAACAACACTTGAAGCTGCTCGTGCAAAAATGTCGCAATTAATTAATCAGCAAGGTGCGAAAGGCAATGAAGCACCACAGGTAAAACAAGCCGCTGCGGCATTAAGCCAAGCAACATTGAATTTATCTTATACCAATATTTACGCACCATATGATGGTGAGTTAGGAAAAATCAGTGTTCGTCCAGGTAGTGTTGTATCTCCAGGGTTGGCGATGATGCCATTAATTGAAGATAACACGGCATGGTTACAAGCAAATTATAAAGAAAAAGATATTGGTTTACTAAAAAAAGGAATGACTGCGACAGTCGTTTTAGATATGTATCCTAATGTAACTTATCAGGCGCAGGTTGAAGCGCTTTCTCCAGCAAGTGGTTCGTCTTTCTCATTATTGCCTCCTGAAAATGCCACTGGTAACTGGGTTAAAGTACCACAACGTTTCCCTGTGCGAGTAAAGTTTACTGATCTGAAAAATAAGCCATTACTTCGTGTTGGTGCCAGTGCTGACGTTACTATTGATACACAATCAGAGACTAACTAA
- a CDS encoding YbhB/YbcL family Raf kinase inhibitor-like protein → MKIKTLAVALLFTLPSFMSQAAMTLTSQNVTNDHTLSNSQLFNQWGCTGKNESPQLSWTDVPAGTKSFAVTMYDPDAPTGSGWWHWSVINIPADVHSLAEGAGTVGGKALPKGASMVTNDFGFKGFGGACPPPKAKPHNYQITVYALNTANIKLPENASPALAGYNILAHVIGKARLVAPTNAR, encoded by the coding sequence ATGAAAATTAAGACACTTGCTGTGGCGCTGCTTTTTACTCTGCCATCTTTTATGTCACAAGCAGCTATGACATTAACAAGTCAAAATGTTACAAATGATCACACCTTAAGTAATTCTCAACTTTTTAACCAATGGGGCTGTACTGGTAAAAATGAGTCTCCTCAATTAAGTTGGACAGATGTTCCTGCAGGAACTAAAAGTTTCGCTGTAACTATGTACGATCCAGATGCACCAACAGGAAGCGGTTGGTGGCACTGGAGTGTAATTAACATTCCTGCAGATGTACATTCATTAGCAGAAGGCGCTGGTACCGTTGGTGGTAAAGCATTACCTAAAGGTGCAAGCATGGTTACTAATGACTTTGGCTTTAAAGGTTTTGGCGGCGCATGTCCTCCACCAAAGGCAAAACCACATAATTACCAAATTACTGTATATGCGTTAAATACTGCGAACATTAAACTACCTGAAAATGCATCTCCTGCATTAGCGGGTTATAACATTCTTGCGCACGTTATTGGTAAAGCACGTCTTGTTGCTCCTACTAACGCACGATAA
- a CDS encoding GNAT family N-acetyltransferase encodes MNKNQPLLTTERLILRPLELSDATKIQRLAGNVDIANGTISVPHPYSDGLAGKWIGKHLAGWHSHQSAIFAITLKSNHQLIGCAGLENINQHSAQLGYWIGVPFWGQGYCTEAVERIKEFGFNKLNLDHLYGRHLKAVSGPENVMLKIGMKNVSTLTIPSHHIAQDNIAIYELFKQVAC; translated from the coding sequence ATGAACAAAAATCAACCACTGTTAACAACTGAACGCTTAATTCTTCGGCCTTTAGAATTATCGGATGCAACAAAAATACAACGACTAGCTGGCAATGTTGATATTGCTAACGGTACTATCAGTGTTCCACATCCTTATTCTGATGGATTAGCCGGAAAATGGATAGGTAAACACTTAGCGGGTTGGCATAGCCATCAGTCTGCTATTTTTGCCATTACACTAAAAAGTAACCATCAACTTATAGGTTGTGCTGGCTTAGAAAATATTAATCAACACAGCGCACAACTCGGCTATTGGATTGGCGTTCCTTTCTGGGGGCAAGGTTATTGTACTGAAGCCGTTGAACGCATTAAAGAGTTTGGCTTTAATAAGCTTAATTTAGACCACCTATATGGTCGGCATCTAAAAGCAGTTTCAGGACCTGAAAATGTCATGCTAAAAATCGGTATGAAGAATGTATCAACATTAACAATTCCAAGTCATCACATTGCACAAGATAATATTGCGATTTATGAATTATTCAAACAAGTTGCCTGTTAA
- a CDS encoding transcription elongation factor, which translates to MNKDVLLERIQEQLEQTLQIATEAAMRAYNTATDDENVAENKYDTFALEASYLAHGQAQRVAECKADISAYQHLLVKMPTQQKTVVVGHLISLEDQFGDPKSVFLGPAAGGLKFIIDGEAVITVTPSSPFGEALLGCEIDEEVNVHIGGNIIGFDVINIE; encoded by the coding sequence ATGAATAAAGATGTGTTACTTGAACGTATTCAAGAACAGTTAGAGCAAACGTTACAAATAGCAACGGAAGCGGCAATGCGTGCCTATAATACTGCAACAGATGATGAAAATGTTGCTGAAAATAAATATGACACCTTTGCATTAGAAGCATCTTATCTTGCCCATGGTCAAGCACAGCGAGTTGCTGAATGTAAGGCTGATATTAGTGCTTATCAGCATTTATTGGTAAAAATGCCGACGCAACAAAAAACAGTCGTTGTTGGGCATTTAATCTCTTTAGAAGATCAATTTGGTGATCCTAAATCAGTTTTTTTAGGTCCTGCTGCTGGAGGGTTAAAATTTATCATTGACGGTGAAGCGGTGATCACTGTTACGCCAAGCTCTCCATTTGGTGAAGCATTACTTGGCTGTGAAATTGATGAGGAAGTCAATGTTCATATAGGCGGTAATATCATTGGGTTCGATGTCATCAATATTGAATAA
- a CDS encoding LysR family transcriptional regulator — protein sequence MRPFPPLKGIIYFEASARLQSFKLAAEELFVTPGAVSHQIQTLEAFIGQKLFIRQHRGIKLTNAGIRYFNRIALILKDLDQATTDIGFVTKTQKMTVSIPPTLLNKWLLPRINYEYLSENDISVVFVDTIEMLDLNKENIDISIRYCIEKPNEKYCRLLFEEQMIAVCAPDYIDKPLIDLSQELLATSTLIETTNRLIQWDLILANNNIKPYPNQSKVYFQNSMHAIEAAIQGIGIAFINRFFVESYLEQGLLVEAIDMNVIPDKIPGYYLVSNYEKMQNPATQLLYQEIESYISDSIIAAAC from the coding sequence GTGAGACCGTTTCCTCCCTTAAAAGGTATTATTTATTTTGAAGCTTCTGCAAGATTGCAAAGCTTTAAATTAGCGGCTGAAGAGCTATTTGTAACGCCAGGTGCTGTAAGTCATCAAATTCAGACACTTGAAGCATTTATTGGTCAAAAATTATTTATTCGACAACATCGAGGTATTAAATTAACGAATGCGGGAATACGTTATTTCAACCGTATTGCACTGATATTGAAAGATCTAGATCAGGCAACAACGGATATTGGTTTTGTTACAAAAACCCAGAAAATGACAGTATCGATACCACCGACATTATTAAATAAGTGGTTATTACCGCGTATTAATTATGAGTATTTAAGTGAAAATGATATTTCAGTCGTCTTTGTTGATACGATTGAAATGTTGGATTTAAATAAAGAAAATATAGATATATCAATTCGTTATTGTATTGAGAAGCCGAATGAAAAATATTGTAGGTTATTATTTGAGGAACAAATGATAGCCGTATGTGCCCCCGATTATATTGATAAGCCTTTAATTGATCTTTCTCAAGAATTATTAGCGACAAGTACTTTGATTGAGACTACAAATAGATTGATTCAATGGGATTTAATTTTAGCAAATAACAATATAAAACCCTATCCTAATCAAAGTAAGGTCTATTTTCAAAATTCAATGCATGCGATTGAAGCGGCAATACAAGGTATTGGAATTGCGTTTATAAATCGTTTTTTTGTTGAATCATACTTAGAACAAGGTCTGCTTGTCGAGGCCATTGATATGAATGTGATACCAGATAAAATTCCAGGTTATTATTTGGTGAGTAATTATGAGAAAATGCAGAATCCAGCAACTCAACTTCTTTACCAAGAAATTGAGTCATATATTAGTGATAGTATTATAGCTGCAGCTTGTTGA
- a CDS encoding cysteine-rich CWC family protein translates to MKSPCVAKCKNNAGICSGCLRTMTEISHWIAYPEQQQLAIMAEIKAIKSTHQCPQCLQPAQCDIQAGKSTCWCFDIEPRQTVTDSLNNCLCRQCLSLRPTL, encoded by the coding sequence GTGAAATCACCCTGTGTTGCTAAATGTAAAAATAATGCTGGCATTTGCAGTGGCTGCTTACGAACAATGACCGAAATCAGCCACTGGATAGCCTATCCAGAACAACAACAATTGGCAATAATGGCCGAGATTAAAGCAATTAAATCGACCCACCAATGTCCACAATGCTTACAACCTGCACAATGTGATATTCAAGCAGGAAAATCGACGTGCTGGTGTTTTGATATTGAGCCCCGCCAAACAGTAACAGATTCACTCAATAATTGCCTTTGTCGACAATGCTTATCATTAAGGCCCACCTTATAA
- the cspE gene encoding transcription antiterminator/RNA stability regulator CspE: MSNKSTGLVKWFNEEKGFGFITQDNGGADVFVHFRAIASEGFKTLAEGQKVSFEVEQGQKGLQAANVVAL; this comes from the coding sequence ATGTCTAACAAATCAACTGGTCTAGTAAAGTGGTTTAACGAAGAGAAAGGTTTTGGTTTCATTACTCAAGACAACGGCGGCGCTGACGTATTCGTTCACTTCCGTGCAATCGCTTCTGAAGGCTTCAAAACTCTTGCTGAAGGCCAGAAAGTGTCTTTTGAAGTAGAACAAGGCCAAAAAGGTCTTCAAGCTGCAAACGTTGTAGCTCTATAA
- a CDS encoding LysR family transcriptional regulator encodes MQTTKNLLLFYHLIETGSFSKAADHVGLTKSVVSKRITGLETALGVQLIYRTTRKLTLTEAGEVFYYHAKAVYNAVQSANNAMSGLGESLTGTIRLTVPTISGELILPEAIAAFSEKYPDIHIEMDLDNRFIDLVQEGFDLAIRTGAMPDSSFIARQLVKARWVICGSPAYLNKQGIPLDTEQLSDHNCLCYSFQETGANAWLVNDKLGIRTIDVHGNFTTNNATALRGAALHGQGLIYVPKVLVAQDLAQGTLVEVLTMSVAKSLGIYAVYPYTKQQPTKVKLFIEHLYHYYQHHRDQFQ; translated from the coding sequence ATGCAAACCACTAAAAATTTATTATTGTTCTACCATCTCATTGAAACCGGTTCATTTTCTAAAGCTGCAGATCATGTAGGCTTAACTAAATCTGTTGTCAGTAAACGCATAACCGGATTAGAAACAGCATTAGGCGTACAACTTATATACCGTACCACGCGTAAATTGACTCTAACCGAAGCTGGTGAAGTCTTTTATTATCATGCAAAAGCTGTTTATAACGCTGTCCAAAGTGCAAATAATGCGATGAGTGGATTAGGTGAGAGTTTAACCGGCACGATTCGCCTAACCGTTCCCACTATTTCTGGTGAACTTATTTTGCCAGAGGCCATTGCCGCTTTTAGTGAGAAATATCCCGATATTCATATTGAAATGGATTTAGATAATCGTTTTATTGATTTGGTACAAGAAGGGTTTGATTTAGCAATTCGTACAGGAGCGATGCCTGATTCAAGCTTTATTGCTCGTCAATTGGTTAAAGCTCGCTGGGTTATATGTGGTTCACCAGCCTATCTTAATAAACAGGGAATACCGCTTGATACTGAACAATTAAGCGACCATAACTGCCTCTGTTATAGCTTTCAAGAAACAGGAGCAAATGCATGGTTAGTCAATGATAAATTAGGTATCCGTACAATTGACGTTCACGGTAATTTTACAACAAATAATGCAACGGCACTGCGCGGTGCAGCCTTACATGGTCAAGGCTTAATCTATGTACCAAAAGTATTAGTGGCTCAAGATCTCGCTCAAGGTACATTGGTTGAAGTTCTAACAATGTCCGTTGCTAAATCATTAGGAATTTATGCGGTATATCCTTATACCAAGCAACAACCGACTAAAGTAAAATTATTCATAGAGCATTTATATCATTATTATCAACACCATCGAGATCAGTTTCAATAA
- the rpoS gene encoding RNA polymerase sigma factor RpoS, with translation MKEVAFENDVVRLYLNDISFKPLLTKTDEILYSRKSLLGDAEAKRILIESNLRLVVSLAKKYRASALLLSDLIDEGNIGLITAVEKFDPEKGFRFSTYASWWIKQTIERAIHNQSRTIRLPVHVSKEVNTILRAHRDLMTKNNNEPSQEEIADYLKRDVSEISFLMTNNQHVLSFEQTLNEDDNNSLSYFVADEDSNLDKELENNDMKMITKKMLFTLTERDREIICRRFGLLGYEPQTLQEVADAVGLTRERIRQLQIKNLTRLKRSLVNDHYDVETLFSVSA, from the coding sequence ATGAAAGAAGTTGCGTTTGAAAATGATGTTGTCCGTCTTTATTTAAATGATATATCGTTTAAGCCTCTATTAACAAAAACGGACGAGATTTTATATAGTCGTAAGTCATTATTAGGTGATGCTGAGGCGAAGCGTATTCTTATTGAATCAAATTTACGTCTTGTCGTTAGTTTGGCTAAAAAATATCGAGCTTCTGCTTTATTATTGAGTGATTTAATTGACGAAGGTAATATCGGTTTAATTACCGCGGTTGAAAAATTCGATCCAGAAAAAGGTTTTCGATTTTCTACTTATGCATCGTGGTGGATTAAACAGACAATTGAGCGCGCTATTCATAATCAAAGTCGAACTATTCGCTTGCCTGTCCACGTATCAAAAGAAGTAAATACTATTTTACGAGCCCATCGTGATTTAATGACTAAAAATAACAATGAGCCATCACAAGAAGAAATTGCCGATTATTTAAAGCGTGATGTGAGTGAAATTTCTTTCTTAATGACAAATAACCAGCATGTTTTATCATTTGAACAAACATTGAATGAAGACGATAATAATTCGTTGTCGTACTTTGTTGCTGATGAAGACTCTAATCTAGATAAAGAATTAGAGAATAATGATATGAAAATGATCACGAAAAAAATGTTATTTACATTGACTGAACGTGATCGTGAAATTATTTGTCGCCGTTTTGGGTTATTGGGCTATGAACCTCAGACATTACAAGAGGTTGCAGATGCTGTTGGGTTAACCAGAGAGCGAATTCGTCAATTACAAATAAAAAATCTGACTCGATTAAAACGATCTTTAGTGAATGATCATTATGATGTAGAAACGCTATTTTCAGTATCAGCGTAA
- a CDS encoding DHA2 family efflux MFS transporter permease subunit, which produces MSGLVTPANRLWITFAVMLSAIMVLLDMTIANVALPHMMGALGVTSEQVTWVLTSYSMAEAICIPLASYFALKFGVRRLLIVSVIGFIVTSALCGQADSLTEMVTFRIMQGAFGASVIPLAQSTMVQIYPADQRGKAMALFSVGILLGPILGPTVGGIITENMDWRWIFYVNVPVGALCLTLVYLFVKIDGKGETKLDWPLVIGMAIGIGLLQMVLDRGNEEGWFESNFILFSLIISAVAWIFFIVRSWRTKGDIAPMWLLKDRNLAVSCLIMAGFSMGLFGITQLQPMMLEQLLNYPVETTGFVMAPRGLASAIVLLVMAQYMDRLDPRMLVAVGLGFNIFGTYLMMQYSMNINFYWVLVPSIIQGMGMGLVFAPLSQMAYRTLEAKYAVGGAVMYNLCRTIGSSFGISIVNTYFSRTQQREWHALGADITATNPILQQQAMQHHTTVTDPNFIAQISALLHQQSTLLAFVYTFGFLMFSYVALLPLLALYRFKKKAVSTQA; this is translated from the coding sequence ATGAGTGGGCTAGTTACACCAGCTAACCGTTTATGGATCACCTTTGCCGTTATGTTATCAGCGATCATGGTATTGCTAGATATGACGATTGCCAACGTTGCACTACCGCATATGATGGGGGCATTAGGGGTTACATCTGAGCAGGTGACGTGGGTACTTACTTCCTACTCAATGGCTGAAGCGATTTGTATTCCTCTTGCCAGTTATTTTGCACTTAAGTTTGGTGTACGTAGATTATTGATCGTATCTGTTATCGGTTTTATTGTGACTTCAGCTTTGTGTGGTCAAGCTGATAGCCTTACTGAAATGGTTACTTTTCGTATTATGCAAGGTGCTTTTGGTGCGTCAGTTATTCCATTAGCACAATCTACGATGGTTCAAATTTACCCTGCAGATCAGCGCGGTAAAGCAATGGCGTTATTTAGCGTAGGTATTTTGTTAGGGCCAATTTTAGGTCCGACTGTCGGTGGTATTATCACTGAAAATATGGACTGGCGCTGGATTTTTTACGTTAACGTACCTGTAGGTGCATTGTGTCTAACATTGGTTTATCTCTTCGTTAAAATTGATGGAAAAGGCGAAACAAAGTTAGATTGGCCGTTAGTGATTGGTATGGCCATTGGTATTGGTCTCTTGCAGATGGTACTTGATAGAGGTAATGAAGAGGGATGGTTTGAATCTAACTTTATTCTTTTTTCATTGATTATCAGTGCAGTTGCTTGGATATTCTTTATTGTGCGTTCGTGGCGTACAAAGGGAGATATCGCACCGATGTGGTTGTTAAAAGACCGCAATCTTGCAGTGTCATGTTTGATCATGGCTGGTTTTTCTATGGGACTGTTTGGTATAACTCAACTTCAACCAATGATGTTGGAACAATTACTAAACTACCCAGTTGAAACTACTGGTTTTGTCATGGCTCCGCGAGGATTAGCCTCCGCTATTGTATTGCTCGTTATGGCGCAATACATGGATAGATTAGATCCTCGAATGTTGGTCGCGGTAGGGCTAGGCTTTAATATTTTTGGTACCTACTTAATGATGCAGTACTCAATGAATATTAATTTCTATTGGGTTCTTGTACCGTCAATCATTCAAGGAATGGGAATGGGATTAGTATTTGCACCGTTGAGTCAAATGGCTTATCGCACCTTAGAGGCAAAATACGCTGTTGGTGGTGCGGTGATGTACAATCTCTGCCGAACTATTGGTAGTTCATTTGGTATTTCAATTGTAAATACGTATTTTAGCCGTACGCAACAACGTGAGTGGCATGCGTTAGGTGCTGATATTACTGCAACTAATCCAATATTGCAGCAGCAGGCGATGCAGCATCATACGACAGTTACTGATCCTAACTTTATCGCTCAAATAAGTGCATTATTACATCAGCAATCAACGCTATTAGCGTTTGTATATACGTTTGGTTTTTTGATGTTTTCTTATGTGGCATTATTGCCATTATTAGCATTGTATCGATTTAAGAAAAAGGCCGTTAGTACACAAGCATAA